The genome window CCAAAGCTAGATAAAACAACTTGCAAAAATGGAAATTGATGAAAAATTACACTTAGGCCAAGTATGGAAAGTATGATCCAAACACTCATTGCTAAACTTACACCCAAGCTAGCTTTTAAAGCACTTTTTATCCCTTCTCTTAAAGCATAAGAGCTTATTAAGAAAAAATCAGGTCCTGGTAAAATAAGTCCAAAAAAATGAATAATTAAAGCCCAAAGAAACATCAGCTAAATGTAGAAAAGCCGATTACTCGGCTTTTGTTGGTATTAGAGTCTTGACTCGTAGCGTCTAAGCATATAAAGTCTTTTAAGCATTTTTTTGCGAGCTGAAATTTTTTGTTTTTTACGAATTTCAGTCATAGGCTCAAAAAATCTTCTAGCGCGAACTTCAGTAACAACTAGATTTCTATCTACTTGTTTTTTGAATTTTCTATACGCTTCATCAAAAGACTCATTAGGATGTACCTTAATTCCTGGCACGACCCTCACCACCTTTCTTTAATAAAATTAAAGAAGCGATTATACCATAAAATCACTTGAAAATAAAGTTTATTTTTGTAATAATTATATAAATAAAAATTAAATATAAAATTATAAACAACGACAAAGTTTGGTTTAATTTTTCTAGTACTACAATTAAAAAAACATTTTTTAAGGAAATATAATGAGTGCTTGTATCACAAACTATACCAAAAAAAGATATATTGCTTATATTATATCGATGGTTATTTTTATAGCCTTACCTTTTATCAAAATCAACGGCAATCATTTTTTCTTGCTAAGTTTTGACCATAAAAAACTTAATTTATTTTTTATCGCTTTTGATACCCAAGAACTTTACCTAATGCCTTTTGTTATTATAGGAATGTTTTTGACTATACTTTTTGTCACGACTTTAGCAGGAAGAATTTGGTGTGCTTGGACCTGTCCTCAAACCATAGCTAGAGTGATTTACAGGGATTTGCTACAAACTAAAATTTTTAAAATTCACAAAAGCACTGCAAATAAACAAAAACAAGCCGATGGTTTTTTGATACAAAAAACCTTAAGTGTTGTGATTTTTTATCTTTTTTCTTTGTTAATGATGAGTGCATTTTTGTGGTATTTTGTTCCGCCTGAAGATTTCTTTGTTTATATCCAAAACCCTAGTGAGCATTTACTGCTTTTAGGAATTTTATTATG of Campylobacter sp. 2014D-0216 contains these proteins:
- the rpsU gene encoding 30S ribosomal protein S21, translated to MPGIKVHPNESFDEAYRKFKKQVDRNLVVTEVRARRFFEPMTEIRKKQKISARKKMLKRLYMLRRYESRL